The following proteins are encoded in a genomic region of Spirosoma sp. SC4-14:
- the glgB gene encoding 1,4-alpha-glucan branching protein GlgB gives MAKRKTTTSPSTNPPAETEQSAQPMLTQQPMTEPTPDNAPVQTDSGPYSRFTEFDIYLFRSGKHQKLYEKFGSHVVEYNGVVGTYFAVWAPSARYVAVIGNFNGWNKGSHPLNVRWDSSGIWEVFIPHIGRGETYKYFIVHEGGRQLEKGDPYAHWWELPPKTASVIWDTYYEWQDQQWMTDRKAKNSLNAPFSVYEVHLSSWRRDPSNPDRELSYGEIADALVPYVQDMGFTHVEFMPVMQYPYEPSWGYQITGYYAPSSRFGTPQDFMRLIERLHQAGIGVLLDWVPSHFPGDAHGLYEFDGSHLYEHPDPRKGYHPDWKSYIFNYSRPEVRSFLISNALFWLDRFHADGLRVDAVASMLYLDYSRNAGEWEPNMFGGRENLEAISLFKEINEAVYLHYPDVQTVAEESTAFPGVSRPVYTGGLGFGMKWMMGWMNDTLRYFERDPSYRKYHQDNFTFSTVYAFTENFMLPLSHDEVVYGKQSLVGKMPGDEWQRFANLRLLFSYMFTHSGSKLVFMGGEFGQTSEWKYDTSLDWHLLQFPPHKGAAACVRALNNLYRSEPALYERSFTADGFEWIDTSDRENSVLTYLRKGNQPEDTLLIVLNMTPIPRSGYRIGVPAAGNYREIFNSDSSEFYGSGIGNPHPMHSEDSAWHGRSQSIRLNIPPLAAIVLKME, from the coding sequence ATGGCAAAACGCAAAACCACGACATCACCGTCTACTAACCCACCGGCTGAAACCGAACAGTCAGCACAACCTATGCTAACCCAACAGCCGATGACTGAACCGACGCCCGATAATGCTCCCGTCCAGACGGATAGTGGGCCATACAGCCGCTTTACTGAATTCGACATATATCTGTTTCGGTCCGGCAAGCACCAGAAACTCTACGAGAAATTTGGTTCGCACGTTGTTGAATATAACGGCGTTGTCGGAACGTATTTTGCCGTCTGGGCGCCTTCGGCCCGCTATGTTGCAGTCATCGGTAATTTTAATGGCTGGAATAAAGGCAGCCATCCGCTCAACGTCCGCTGGGATTCGTCGGGTATCTGGGAAGTCTTTATTCCGCATATTGGTCGTGGCGAAACCTATAAATATTTCATCGTTCACGAAGGCGGTCGCCAGCTCGAAAAAGGCGATCCGTATGCCCACTGGTGGGAACTGCCTCCCAAAACAGCTTCTGTTATATGGGACACCTACTACGAGTGGCAGGATCAGCAGTGGATGACCGACCGAAAAGCCAAAAACTCACTTAACGCACCGTTTTCGGTCTACGAAGTACATCTGTCGTCGTGGCGTCGCGATCCATCGAACCCCGATCGTGAACTAAGCTATGGCGAAATTGCCGATGCGCTAGTTCCCTATGTGCAGGATATGGGCTTCACCCATGTCGAATTTATGCCTGTGATGCAATATCCCTATGAACCTTCGTGGGGCTATCAGATCACAGGCTATTATGCACCCAGTAGCCGATTCGGAACTCCGCAGGACTTTATGCGCCTGATCGAACGGCTTCACCAGGCAGGCATTGGCGTATTGCTCGACTGGGTTCCTTCGCACTTCCCCGGCGATGCCCATGGCCTCTATGAATTCGACGGATCACATCTGTATGAACACCCCGACCCACGTAAAGGCTATCATCCCGACTGGAAAAGCTATATTTTCAACTACAGTCGACCCGAGGTGCGTTCGTTCCTGATTTCGAATGCGTTGTTCTGGCTCGATCGTTTCCATGCCGATGGCTTACGCGTCGATGCCGTAGCATCGATGCTCTATCTGGATTATTCTCGGAACGCTGGCGAATGGGAGCCCAATATGTTTGGCGGACGGGAAAATCTGGAAGCCATTTCGCTCTTCAAAGAAATCAATGAAGCTGTCTATCTGCATTATCCTGATGTTCAAACCGTTGCTGAAGAATCGACAGCCTTTCCGGGCGTGTCGCGGCCGGTTTATACGGGCGGGCTTGGTTTCGGCATGAAATGGATGATGGGCTGGATGAACGACACACTTCGCTATTTCGAACGCGATCCATCGTATCGGAAATATCATCAGGACAATTTTACCTTCAGCACGGTGTATGCATTCACCGAAAATTTTATGCTGCCCCTTTCGCACGACGAAGTGGTGTATGGCAAACAGTCGCTGGTAGGTAAAATGCCCGGCGACGAATGGCAGCGTTTCGCCAACTTACGGCTCCTGTTTTCGTATATGTTTACCCACTCGGGCAGTAAACTAGTATTTATGGGGGGCGAATTTGGGCAAACATCGGAGTGGAAATACGACACCAGTCTCGACTGGCATTTGCTGCAATTTCCACCGCATAAAGGTGCAGCCGCCTGTGTGAGAGCGCTGAACAACCTTTATCGCTCCGAGCCTGCTCTCTATGAGCGCAGCTTTACCGCTGATGGATTCGAATGGATCGATACATCGGATCGCGAAAATAGTGTTCTGACCTATCTTCGAAAAGGGAACCAGCCAGAAGATACCCTGCTGATTGTGCTCAATATGACGCCCATTCCACGTAGTGGGTATCGGATTGGCGTACCGGCAGCGGGCAATTATCGCGAAATTTTCAACAGCGATTCCAGCGAATTTTACGGTAGTGGAATCGGCAACCCGCACCCTATGCACAGCGAGGATTCGGCCTGGCACGGCCGTTCGCAGTCGATCCGTTTAAACATACCCCCACTGGCTGCTATCGTACTAAAAATGGAATAA
- a CDS encoding putative maltokinase, with translation MPTIQPIISPTAWSSSHTIASNPDFWKALAQTVLPSYVNTCRWFAGKARSQTGFSVQTIHTLPLEDGDVAYLLIIEATYTDGAPESYQLPLSFITDAIADRVALADIPDKGRLAKARLAGEAGILVDAIYDERFRHTLFTNIYQNQALQQPDGQLLFNKGKGLEDGDNRLPSRVLPVDSSNSAMVFGEKYFLKLYRKLFRETNPEVDMVAFLTDESNFPHIPAFGGSIVWQRDNSPDITLGMVQRMVPNEKDSWMQTGDYLNDFLYAVPQRLFAIREDVFEKVELLGRRTGEMHCALYKPDADASFAPEPFTDEYREFLIKRFEDLLERRYALLIDNYTKLDPLAQRLAWIFMEAREMIEAFIDDFRKRPLDSLRIRIHGDYHLGQVLATGNDFVMIDFEGEPESSISERKIKHSPLKDVAGMIRSYHYAVSAKLFNSVETDGLTSEHLQRVSDRWFYLIRDTFMNAYLDVFGTPHALFKNNYEINFLLLVYLLEKAVYELGYEISYRPSWVKIPLRGIFDVIREIEKIRLSNGDYVPEVPMLQTALLNSQRP, from the coding sequence ATGCCTACGATTCAACCAATTATATCGCCAACTGCGTGGTCATCCTCCCATACAATTGCGTCCAACCCTGACTTTTGGAAAGCATTGGCCCAGACAGTACTCCCTTCGTATGTCAATACCTGTCGCTGGTTTGCTGGTAAAGCACGCTCTCAAACGGGTTTCTCTGTCCAGACAATTCATACACTGCCCCTGGAGGATGGCGACGTTGCCTATCTGCTGATCATAGAAGCTACCTATACCGACGGTGCGCCCGAAAGCTATCAACTCCCGCTGTCGTTTATTACCGATGCCATTGCCGATCGGGTAGCGCTGGCAGACATTCCAGACAAAGGCCGTCTGGCTAAAGCCAGGTTGGCAGGTGAAGCAGGCATATTAGTCGATGCTATTTACGACGAACGATTCCGCCATACTTTATTTACGAATATTTATCAGAATCAGGCACTTCAACAACCTGATGGCCAACTTTTGTTTAACAAAGGCAAAGGCCTGGAGGATGGCGACAACAGGCTGCCGTCGCGCGTGTTGCCCGTCGATTCGAGCAATTCGGCTATGGTATTTGGCGAAAAATACTTCCTGAAACTCTACCGAAAACTCTTCCGCGAAACCAATCCGGAGGTAGATATGGTGGCATTTCTGACCGACGAAAGCAATTTTCCGCATATTCCGGCTTTTGGTGGCAGCATTGTCTGGCAGCGCGACAATAGTCCCGACATAACCCTGGGTATGGTGCAGCGTATGGTTCCTAACGAAAAGGATTCGTGGATGCAAACCGGCGACTATCTCAACGATTTTCTGTATGCGGTGCCACAGCGGTTATTTGCCATTCGCGAAGATGTTTTTGAGAAGGTGGAACTACTGGGCCGACGAACTGGTGAAATGCACTGTGCACTCTACAAACCCGATGCCGACGCATCGTTTGCTCCCGAACCCTTCACCGACGAATATCGTGAGTTTTTGATCAAACGTTTCGAGGATTTGCTTGAACGACGGTATGCGTTGCTCATCGACAATTATACCAAACTCGATCCGCTCGCCCAGCGGCTGGCCTGGATTTTTATGGAAGCCCGCGAAATGATTGAAGCCTTCATTGACGATTTCCGGAAGCGCCCGCTCGATTCGCTACGCATCCGTATCCACGGCGATTATCATTTGGGGCAGGTGCTGGCCACCGGCAACGACTTTGTTATGATCGATTTTGAAGGGGAACCCGAAAGCAGCATTTCCGAACGAAAAATAAAGCACTCTCCGCTCAAAGATGTGGCTGGCATGATTCGGTCGTATCACTACGCTGTTTCGGCCAAACTCTTCAATTCGGTAGAAACCGATGGATTAACCTCAGAACACCTGCAGCGGGTTTCGGATCGGTGGTTTTACCTCATCCGCGATACGTTTATGAATGCGTATCTCGATGTGTTTGGCACCCCACATGCACTGTTTAAGAACAATTATGAAATTAACTTTCTATTGCTGGTTTATTTGCTCGAAAAAGCCGTTTACGAACTGGGTTACGAAATCAGTTATCGACCATCCTGGGTAAAAATTCCACTCCGGGGTATCTTCGACGTCATTCGCGAGATTGAGAAAATCCGTCTGAGCAATGGCGATTATGTACCCGAGGTGCCCATGCTGCAAACAGCTTTGCTAAACTCGCAACGACCCTAA
- a CDS encoding S8 family serine peptidase, giving the protein MAQLTYQHYILLPKTETRLSAPQLQSETQATFAKLTVNTHLNDVLNTDLADQAIVLDSTSQTGTKLISIPEIALPALRAELAGLRIVPEVFYYPQIWRPEVRQKPSALAAQPRVSVRIQLKDAKSGKPIIGATAVAFTDFEQRAGEQGTSNSQGIVTFKSIGNRIIDQLYIYPKAGYWSFWKQNLTLKNNDTFAIQPIKLDYQDARNFFYPPTTDSMPAGQGVKVAVIDTGAGPHPDLTIAGGGCTVTGEDPTDFADVDEHGTHVSGIIAAHGTPPTGVRGVAPHAELHVYRVFGKGSEGASNFAIVKAIEQAVADGCDLVNMSLGGGPPDEATQQAITFAHDHGTLCFVATGNDGRQPVSFPASFSLSLAVGAMGRKGTFPANTTDSPNTAAPYGIDKKNFVAAFSNIGPEVDFIAPGVGIISSVPDGYAPLSGTSMACPMATGVAARLLSSQLDILNMPRNASRSEAMIRFLATNVQLLGFGATFEGTGMLFTS; this is encoded by the coding sequence ATGGCTCAGCTAACTTACCAGCATTATATTCTGTTACCTAAAACAGAAACCCGACTCTCTGCTCCGCAGCTTCAATCGGAAACGCAGGCGACTTTTGCCAAACTAACGGTCAATACTCATCTGAACGATGTGCTGAACACCGATCTGGCCGACCAGGCTATTGTGCTTGATTCAACCAGCCAAACGGGCACAAAGCTTATCAGCATTCCAGAAATAGCCTTGCCTGCACTCCGGGCAGAATTAGCGGGCCTACGCATTGTGCCCGAAGTGTTCTATTATCCACAAATCTGGCGGCCCGAAGTGCGTCAGAAACCTTCGGCGCTGGCCGCTCAGCCCCGCGTTAGTGTCAGAATTCAACTGAAGGATGCTAAATCAGGGAAGCCTATTATTGGCGCTACGGCGGTTGCTTTCACGGATTTCGAACAGCGGGCGGGCGAACAGGGCACCTCAAATAGCCAGGGCATTGTCACCTTCAAAAGCATAGGCAATCGCATCATCGATCAGCTATACATCTATCCGAAGGCGGGTTACTGGAGTTTCTGGAAACAAAACCTTACGCTCAAAAACAACGATACGTTTGCCATTCAGCCCATAAAGCTCGATTATCAGGACGCCAGGAACTTCTTTTATCCACCCACCACCGATAGTATGCCTGCTGGCCAGGGCGTAAAGGTTGCCGTCATTGATACGGGGGCTGGTCCGCATCCTGACCTGACCATAGCCGGAGGAGGCTGCACCGTTACGGGCGAAGATCCCACCGATTTTGCCGATGTCGACGAGCACGGTACTCACGTATCGGGTATCATTGCGGCACATGGCACACCCCCAACGGGCGTTCGGGGCGTAGCGCCCCATGCCGAGCTTCATGTATACCGGGTGTTTGGGAAAGGCAGCGAGGGGGCATCAAATTTTGCTATCGTTAAAGCCATTGAGCAGGCTGTTGCGGATGGCTGCGACCTTGTGAACATGAGTCTTGGCGGTGGCCCTCCCGACGAAGCTACACAGCAGGCCATTACTTTTGCCCATGACCATGGTACCCTCTGTTTTGTAGCAACCGGCAACGATGGTCGGCAACCGGTTAGTTTTCCGGCTTCGTTTTCGCTTTCGCTGGCCGTTGGTGCTATGGGACGCAAAGGCACTTTTCCGGCTAACACAACCGATTCACCCAATACCGCTGCCCCCTACGGCATCGATAAAAAAAACTTTGTAGCGGCTTTTTCAAACATCGGCCCCGAAGTCGATTTCATTGCTCCCGGAGTCGGTATTATATCGTCGGTGCCGGATGGTTATGCTCCGTTAAGCGGCACGTCGATGGCCTGCCCTATGGCCACCGGAGTTGCGGCCCGGCTTCTATCGTCGCAACTGGATATACTCAATATGCCCCGCAATGCAAGCCGTTCCGAAGCCATGATCCGGTTTCTGGCTACCAACGTTCAGTTGTTGGGTTTCGGGGCTACTTTTGAAGGTACGGGGATGCTGTTTACGTCGTAG
- a CDS encoding phytanoyl-CoA dioxygenase family protein — protein sequence MDQSQIEQFINDGFLRIDNAFPEELAEQGRAILWKDTGCDPDKPSSWTQPVIRLGDYNQEPFRRAANAPTLVDAFDQLVGIGRWLPRGSLGTFPIRFPSPNDPGDTGWHAEASFQGADGSWRLNVTSTGRALLLLFLFSDVGVNDAPTRILAGSHLDVPKLLEPAGANGLSFIELAQRLDNSFERPMTLATGKAGTVYICHPFLIHAAQPHRGTSPRFMAQPPLLPATPLQLYRQNGSYSPVETAIRRGLFS from the coding sequence ATGGATCAATCGCAAATTGAACAGTTTATTAACGATGGATTCCTGCGTATCGACAATGCTTTTCCGGAAGAGCTGGCCGAGCAGGGCCGGGCTATACTGTGGAAAGACACAGGCTGCGATCCAGATAAGCCTTCGAGCTGGACTCAGCCCGTTATCCGCCTGGGCGACTACAACCAGGAACCGTTTCGACGGGCAGCTAACGCCCCTACCCTTGTCGATGCTTTCGATCAACTGGTGGGTATAGGCCGTTGGCTACCCCGCGGCAGTCTGGGTACATTTCCCATTCGCTTCCCGAGTCCCAACGATCCGGGTGATACCGGATGGCATGCCGAAGCTAGTTTTCAGGGAGCCGATGGTTCCTGGCGACTCAATGTAACCTCAACTGGCCGTGCCTTGCTGTTGTTGTTCTTATTTTCCGATGTTGGGGTCAATGATGCCCCAACACGCATTCTGGCTGGCTCTCATCTGGACGTACCGAAGCTACTCGAACCGGCAGGTGCCAACGGTCTGTCGTTTATTGAATTAGCCCAACGGCTGGATAACTCTTTTGAGCGCCCCATGACGCTGGCTACCGGCAAAGCAGGTACGGTCTATATCTGCCATCCGTTTCTGATTCATGCGGCACAACCCCACCGGGGCACAAGCCCTCGTTTTATGGCGCAACCGCCTTTGCTTCCGGCCACACCCCTTCAGTTATACCGGCAAAATGGCAGCTATTCGCCGGTAGAAACCGCAATCCGGAGAGGACTATTTTCCTGA